The following proteins come from a genomic window of Ilumatobacter coccineus YM16-304:
- a CDS encoding cation:proton antiporter regulatory subunit: protein MRHDFTTEEGRDVGVLVYRDGRREIVAYNTDDPDACTTMVTLTSNDTQTMSELLGTSQVTESVGAVLHEIEGLGIEWLTVHTGSPAISTSIGDGAYRTRTGSSIVAVVRDDSTIPAPGPEFVFEEDDVIVAVGTLEGLAALHDLLAAS from the coding sequence CCGTGACGTCGGCGTGCTCGTCTATCGCGACGGCCGCCGAGAGATCGTGGCGTACAACACCGACGACCCCGACGCCTGCACCACGATGGTGACGCTCACGTCCAACGACACGCAGACGATGTCGGAGTTGCTCGGTACGAGCCAGGTGACCGAGAGCGTCGGCGCGGTGCTGCACGAGATCGAAGGCCTCGGCATCGAGTGGCTCACGGTGCACACCGGGTCACCGGCGATCTCGACGTCGATCGGCGACGGCGCCTACCGCACGCGAACCGGGTCGTCGATCGTTGCCGTGGTTCGCGACGACTCGACGATTCCCGCTCCCGGGCCGGAGTTCGTGTTCGAAGAAGACGACGTCATCGTCGCCGTCGGCACCCTCGAGGGGTTGGCCGCTCTCCACGATCTGCTCGCCGCGAGCTGA
- a CDS encoding cation:proton antiporter, which produces MLAAGSAEAALAFLEVGAVALGLALVSRLAGRIGVTAVPLYLIAGLAFGDGGIARVSVSEEFISLTAEIGVLLLLFTLGLEYSQAELKNGLRTGVPPGLVDMASNALPGFALGMLLGWDPIAATLLGGVTWISSSGVISKVLADLGRLANRETPAILNLLVIEDLAMAVYLPVVAALIVGGTALAMATSVTIAIVTVLIILFAALRWGEHLTSALGGGSDESLLLAVFGLILLVAGGAQSLEVSGAIGAFLVGIALSGAVADRAHRLIAPLRDLFAATFFVFFSFQIDPADLFDAALPALALAVVTSATKIGTGWYAARRIGAGKRGRLRVGTALIARGEFSIVIAALGADLADGPELGALAAGYVLVTAIVGPLAAKLAT; this is translated from the coding sequence ATGCTGGCTGCGGGAAGCGCTGAAGCAGCGCTCGCCTTTCTCGAGGTCGGCGCCGTCGCGCTCGGACTCGCGTTGGTCTCGCGGCTCGCCGGGCGGATCGGCGTCACCGCCGTTCCGCTGTATCTGATCGCCGGCCTCGCGTTCGGCGACGGCGGCATCGCTCGGGTCAGCGTCAGCGAGGAGTTCATCTCGCTCACCGCCGAGATCGGCGTGTTGCTGCTCCTGTTCACCCTCGGCCTCGAGTACTCGCAGGCCGAGCTGAAGAACGGGCTGCGCACCGGCGTTCCGCCGGGCTTGGTCGACATGGCGAGCAATGCGCTGCCCGGCTTCGCGCTCGGCATGTTGCTCGGTTGGGATCCGATCGCGGCCACGCTGCTCGGCGGCGTCACCTGGATCTCGTCGTCGGGTGTGATCTCGAAGGTGCTCGCCGACCTCGGCCGTCTGGCCAACCGCGAGACCCCGGCGATCCTCAACCTCCTCGTCATCGAAGACCTGGCGATGGCGGTCTACCTGCCGGTGGTGGCGGCCCTGATCGTCGGCGGCACGGCGCTTGCCATGGCCACGAGCGTGACGATCGCGATCGTCACCGTGCTGATCATCCTCTTCGCCGCCCTCCGCTGGGGTGAGCATCTCACGTCGGCGCTCGGTGGCGGATCGGACGAATCGTTGCTGCTCGCCGTGTTCGGGCTCATCCTGCTCGTCGCCGGCGGCGCCCAGTCGCTCGAGGTGTCGGGAGCGATCGGCGCGTTCCTCGTCGGCATCGCGCTGTCGGGTGCCGTCGCCGACCGAGCTCACCGTCTCATCGCGCCGCTCCGCGACCTGTTCGCCGCGACGTTCTTCGTCTTCTTCTCGTTTCAGATCGATCCGGCCGACCTGTTCGACGCAGCGCTGCCGGCCCTCGCTCTCGCCGTCGTCACCTCGGCGACGAAGATCGGCACCGGCTGGTACGCCGCCCGCCGGATCGGTGCCGGCAAACGTGGTCGCCTCCGTGTCGGCACCGCGTTGATCGCTCGCGGTGAGTTCTCCATCGTCATCGCAGCGCTCGGCGCCGACCTCGCCGACGGCCCCGAACTCGGTGCGCTCGCCGCCGGCTACGTGCTCGTCACCGCGATCGTCGGCCCGCTCGCGGCGAAGCTCGCCACCTGA
- a CDS encoding VOC family protein translates to MDIRGLGYIGITAEDVDEWRPYGEMLGAAVADDRAGLRLRFDERPYRVLVGAGADGLAFAGWELPDSAALESAAAQLTAAGLTIDRGSVEECEHRLVRGLLRVTDPGGFVLELFHGPILDHRRFVSPAGISGFTMGAHGMGHIVLGTPALDASISFYTSVLGFQISDYWRPGDEDVVFLRCNQRHHSLALVPAPEPALYHFMVEARTLDDVGYTLDRHIDAGTPISMTLGKHTNDHMVSFYSRSPAGFDVEFGCGGLLVDDATWTVTQITEPSFWGHRSPTA, encoded by the coding sequence ATGGACATACGAGGTCTGGGCTACATCGGAATCACCGCTGAAGACGTCGACGAGTGGCGCCCGTACGGTGAGATGTTGGGCGCAGCGGTGGCCGACGACCGCGCCGGGCTCCGATTGCGGTTCGACGAACGGCCGTACCGCGTGCTCGTCGGAGCAGGCGCCGACGGCCTGGCGTTCGCCGGATGGGAGCTACCGGACTCGGCGGCGCTCGAATCGGCCGCCGCCCAGCTGACGGCGGCGGGACTCACGATCGATCGTGGCTCGGTCGAGGAGTGCGAGCATCGGTTGGTCCGAGGGCTGTTGCGTGTCACCGACCCTGGCGGTTTCGTACTCGAACTGTTCCACGGGCCGATCCTCGATCATCGGCGCTTCGTCTCGCCGGCGGGCATCAGCGGGTTCACGATGGGAGCTCATGGCATGGGGCACATCGTGCTCGGCACCCCCGCACTCGACGCTTCGATCAGCTTCTACACCAGCGTGCTCGGCTTCCAGATCAGCGACTACTGGCGACCCGGAGACGAGGACGTGGTCTTCCTCCGGTGCAACCAGCGGCACCACAGCCTCGCGCTCGTCCCGGCACCCGAACCGGCGCTCTACCACTTCATGGTCGAGGCTCGGACGCTCGACGACGTCGGCTACACGCTCGACCGTCACATCGATGCGGGAACACCGATCTCGATGACCCTCGGCAAGCACACCAACGATCACATGGTGTCGTTCTACAGCCGCTCTCCCGCAGGGTTCGACGTCGAGTTCGGATGCGGCGGCCTCCTCGTCGACGACGCGACGTGGACCGTGACCCAGATCACCGAGCCGAGCTTCTGGGGCCACCGTTCCCCGACTGCATAG
- a CDS encoding AraC family transcriptional regulator, translating into MVDVVPVRYRPHDDAYRLHIELIDAAELRARVASDPHRGFERIDFQCFISVRSGSYTHVVDFETHELVGGSCLVISPGQVHRFGPPSNWTGWMLIVSGHLVADDTHELPAHVRLDHEAAGAVAELFDRMDADAKLPVDRQQVGQLLEIQTAVLVSRLALGVSAATTHQLVDPNVLRRYRDYRSAVDDGYRRWHLVAPYAHTLGCSARTLNRACRGIADVSAKDVIVARIVLEARRRLALTDDTVATVSQQLGFDEATNFVKYFRRETGTTPSAFRASVREYDL; encoded by the coding sequence ATGGTCGACGTCGTCCCGGTTCGCTATCGCCCGCACGACGACGCGTACCGGCTCCACATCGAGCTGATCGACGCAGCCGAGCTACGGGCCCGCGTCGCATCGGATCCACACCGTGGTTTCGAGCGCATCGACTTCCAGTGCTTCATCTCTGTCCGGTCCGGGTCGTACACCCATGTGGTCGACTTCGAGACGCACGAGCTGGTCGGCGGGTCATGCCTCGTGATCTCCCCCGGGCAGGTCCATCGCTTCGGACCTCCGAGCAACTGGACGGGCTGGATGCTGATCGTCAGCGGACATCTCGTCGCCGACGACACGCACGAGCTGCCTGCGCACGTACGCCTCGACCACGAAGCCGCCGGCGCGGTCGCCGAGTTGTTCGATCGAATGGACGCCGACGCGAAGCTGCCCGTGGATCGCCAGCAGGTGGGGCAGCTCCTCGAGATCCAGACCGCGGTGCTCGTCAGTCGCCTCGCGCTCGGCGTGAGCGCGGCGACCACACACCAACTCGTCGATCCGAACGTGCTGCGGCGCTATCGCGACTACCGCTCCGCCGTCGACGACGGATACCGACGCTGGCACCTCGTGGCCCCGTACGCACACACGCTCGGCTGTTCAGCGAGAACGCTCAACCGAGCATGTCGTGGGATCGCGGATGTCTCGGCCAAAGACGTCATCGTCGCTCGCATCGTGCTCGAAGCAAGACGTCGACTCGCGCTCACCGACGACACCGTCGCTACGGTCAGCCAACAGCTCGGATTCGACGAGGCGACGAACTTCGTGAAGTACTTCCGCCGTGAGACCGGCACGACGCCCTCGGCGTTCCGGGCCTCGGTCCGCGAGTACGACCTCTAG